The following nucleotide sequence is from Borrelia puertoricensis.
ATAGATTTACTTATAGGGTACAATTATATCATTAAGAATAAATAATCAATAGTGTTATTTATTAAAATTTTGTGATAGCTGATTGTATTTATATCTGTGAGGGAATTTTTGAGTATTAACATTAGTTAGGTTTTGTGTTAATTTATAATTGATAAAGTGTTATTAAAGTAATAAAAACATTTCTTAGGAGATTTTATGTATAAATTAGTTTTAGTGCGTCATGGTGAGAGTGAATGGAATAAAGAAAATCTTTTTACAGGCTGGACTGATGTTAAGCTTTCTGAGAAGGGTATTTCTGAGGCTTTAGAGGGCGGTAGAGTTCTTAAACAAGAAAACTATTCTTTTGATATTGCTTTTAGTTCGGTATTGGTAAGAGCTAATGATACTTTAAATATTATTTTGCGTGAGTTAGGTCAATCTTATATTGATGTAGAGAAATCTTGGCGACTCAATGAGAGGCATTATGGCGCTTTGCAAGGGTTAAATAAGGCTGAAACAGCTGAAAAATATGGAGAGGATAAGGTTTTAATGTGGAGACGTAGTTACGATATCCCTCCTATGCCTTTAGAAGAATCTGATAAACGTCATCCAATTCATGACTTAAGATATAGAGGCATTCCTAAAAGTGAACTTCCTTCAACAGAATGTTTAAAGGATACTGTTGCAAGAGTTATACCGTATTGGACAGATAGAATTGCTAGAGCTATTATTGAGGGAAAAAAGGTTATTATTGCTGCTCATGGAAATTCTTTAAGAGCTCTTATTAAATATCTTGATAATATGAGTGATGATGATATTTTAAAGCTTAATATTCCTACTGGTATTCCTTTAGTTTATGAGCTTGATATTGATTTAAAACCTATTAAACATTACTATTTAGGTGATGAGGATAAGATTAAAGCGGCCATGGAATCTGTTGCTAATCAAGGAAAGAAAAAATAAGGAAGTTATAAAAAACCATTGATAAAAAGAGATTGTTTAAATTAATAATCTCTTTTTATTTTATTTGTAAGTCATTTATTATTGAAGCTAAATATAGTGTTTTGCAATTTCTTCAAATTTTTGAATACCAATTGCTTTAATAAATCCTGCTAATTTCGGTCCTTTGTCTTTATTAATTAATATGTTGTAAATTTGTTTAAAGAATAATGGGGGTTCAATGTTATTGCTTCTTGCGATATTATAAATTTCATCTTGAATTTCTTTTTCAGTGATATTGTTGAAATCTTTTTTTAAAAAATTTAGTAATTGTGTTACTCCTTGTTTGTTGCTATCCTTTAAGGATTCAGTGTTATCGAATGTGGTTCTTAGTGAAAATTTAAATTCTTCAGGTGCAAATTTTTTGATCCAGTTAATGCAACATTCAATTTTGTTTATAAGTTTTTCTTTTTGGTTTTCTTTTACATCATTTAGAAGTTTAAAAATTTTGTCTTTGTCCCCTTCAAAAATTTGACAAATTACACTTAAATGTCTAAAACCAATTTGATATGGAATTTCTTTATCTGGTGCTTTTGGTTGAGAGAGTTCATAAATTCTTTTAAAAGCTTCTTTTTTGTTTTCTTTAATATCGTCAATTCCATAATATACTCTTTCAAATTTGTCGTAATCTTCATAAATTTTTATTACATCAAGATCAAATGATATTGAAAATTCTGTGTTGGGTTTTGTTGATGCAAATAAGAATCTTGTAACTTCAGGAGTGTATATTTCAAGGACATCTTTTAATGACACGACATCTCCAGATGATGAAGATATTTTTCCACCACGTCCTTTGATTGATATGAAATCATACTGAAATGTTATGGGCGGAGTTCCTCCAAAAATTTTTACAATTTCTATTGAAGTGTCAAAACTTCCTCCACTACTATGATGATCTTTTCCAGCAGGTTCAAAATCAACGTTTTCGTATTTCCATCGCATTGGCCAGTCGATTCTCCATGGAAGTTTTGCAGCCCATGTTTTTCTTAAATCGAGTGATTCCTTATTACCGCATTCGCAATGGTATTCAATAGAATAGCAATGATTATAATTTTTTACTGTTGTAGTATCTTTGTTGCATTTGGTGCAAAAAATGCTAATAGGGTACCAGTTGTCAGCTAGTTTTGTTGTTCTATGTTGATTAAGGACTTTTGCTATTTCATCTTTATGATCTAGTGCAAACTTAATTTGCTTTGAGTAATCACTTGACATGTATTTTAGACTTTGATTTATAAATTCTGGCTTAATACCTACAATAGGTAGATATTTTTCGAATTCCACTTCGTTTGCTCTTGCATAGCTTGATTGATTGGTTTTGGTGTCAGGAACCCTTGTGATTGCTTGTCTTAAATGAGTGGTCAGTAATTCTTGATCAGGCATGTTCTTAGGTACTTTTCTAAATACATCATAGTTATCCCATGAGTATATAAATCTTACATTTTTGTTTGCATCTTTTAATGCTCTTGCTACAAGGTCAACGGAAATTACTTCTCTAAAGTTTCCAATATGCACAGTGCCTGATGGAGTAATGCCTGATGCGACTGTATATTTTTCCTTTTCACCTTTTTCTTCTATGATTTTTTTTGCATAAAAATCTGCCCAGTGTGCTGTTTTCATAAATATTACCCCTATTTAAAACTTGATTGTAGCATTCTATGTTTTTTGTTTCAAGATTTTAAAGAGGTGTTTTAAGATGTTGTTGTGTTAATTGATTAAATTTTTAATTAGTTTAGGGTTTTTGTTCCAATTTTTTCTTAATTTTACTTGTAAGAATAAATCACATTTTTTTTCAAATATTTCTGATATTATCTTTCTTGCTTCTTCTCCAATTGTTTTTATTCCTTTGCCTCCTTTGCCGACTATTATGCCTTTTTGACTCTCTACGGCTACAATAATATTTGCTTTAATAAAAAGTTTGTTTTTTCTATCTTCTAAGATTTCGATCTCTATATATAAGGAATATGGTAGTTCTTCTTTGAGTTTTTTAATCGTCATGCCTCTAATTATTTCACTAATTCTTAAGTTCATTTCTTGATCTGTATAATATTCTTCTGGATAATAAAGAGGTCCTTCTTGGAGATTTTCATAAATCTTATCTTTGATTTCTTCAATATTGATTTTTTGTTCAGCAGAGATTTTTATAATATTGTCTTTTTTTATTCCTTTTTTTTCTAAAAATATCATTATTTCTCTTTCTTTTGTTTTTTGAATATCAATTTTATTGATGACTACTAAGAAATTAATTTTGGATTTACTGATAATTGTTAATATTTCATTCTCTTCAATACCAGGTTCATCTTGAATATCAATTACATAAAGAATTAATTCTGTTTCTTTTATTGCAGAATGTACGTTATGCATCAGTGCTATATTGAATTGCTTTTTACTTAGGTGAAATCCCGGTGTATCTATGAAAATAATTTGACCCCTTTTATCTGTAAATATTCCTTTTATTTTGTTTCTAGTTGTTTGTGGTATGGAGGAAATGATTGATATTTGGTGTTCACATATTGAATTTAGAAGTGTAGATTTCCCTGTTGAAGGTCTACCTATTATTGATACAAATCCTGATTTCATTTTAGTCTTCCTATTTAAATATATTAATATATTTTATATGATAATTAATATATAAAATGTTTAAGTATTGTGTTTAAAGGATTATAGTTTGAAAAAAGTCAATTTTGAGGTTTTTTGTGAACATTGTGGGGGAAAGGTTGAGCTTAATAAGTCTGTGTGTTTAAATTGTCACTCTAAATTAGGTGATCTTGAATGTCCAAATTGTGGATATGTAGGAATTGTTTCTGCATTTGAGAATGGTTGTCCAAAATGTAATTATAGTCCTTTCGAGGAACAGTCTCAAGAGCGTATTTTTAGAATGAGACAGAGAGCAAGATTTAAGGGAGCTAGAACTAATAATGATTTTTTAAAGTCGAGATTTTGTTTTGGATTTAATGTTAGTGTCATGCTTTATTTATTTGTGAGTTTTTTGCTAGTTTTGCTTTTTGTTTACATTCTTTTTTTCTAAGGATGAAGTCATATGGGAATTACAGTTTTTTATTTGTTTTCTGTTTTTTTATCTTTTAAGCTTGGAGAGAATGTTAAATTTGTTGAGGATAATGTTCGTCAAGCCTCTATTTTCTATTCTGATATTGAAGAAGTTGAATTTCCTTATGCTAAAACACAAATTTTAAAATTTAAAGGTAAGGTTCCTATAAGGTATGCTTACTTTAGTTTTGATAACGATAGGCTTTATTCATATACTTTTGTTTTTGATAGAAAGTTGATTTCTCAATACTCTATTGTTCTTAGTGTCAGAGAAAAATTTGGCGATGCTACGGTTGTAACTCCTTTCAATTATATTTGGGATGTTGGTGATTCTATTATTGCTTTGAATAGTAATATTTTAAGGATGACATTAAAGTCTTATGTTAATAAGGATCGTTGATCTTGAGAGCTCTTTTTGCATTAATTTTTTATATATCGTGTGCCAATCATGTATATGATAAAGAGATTATTATTAATGATACTAAATTTTTTGTTAAGCTTGCTCTTGATGAAGTTACTAGATCTAAAGGGTATATGGGAACTGAGAGTATAAATGAAAGTAATGGTATGCTTTTTGTTTTTAAAGAAGAGAAGAATTTATCTTTTTGGATGAAAGATACCTCTGTATCACTTGAAATTGCTTATATTAATTCTGTAGGTGTTATTAAGGAAATTTATAGTTTAGTTCCTTTTTCACAAAGGGTTATAAATTCTAGGTATAAGGTCAAGTATGCTCTTGAGGTTCCGGAAGGTTCTTTTTCTAAATTTAAAATTAAGGTAGGTGACAGAGTGAAATTTAATTTTGATGTTAATTCTTTAAATGTAGAATAGTTACTCGGCTTTTATTTTTTGAAGTTCTTCTTCTGCATGGTCTTTCATTTTTTCTTCATTGTGTAAGGTATCATTATCAATTTCATTATATGTAGTTTTATTGACTTCTATGTCATTATCCTTTATTACCTTTTTAAAGATGGATATTGTTGCTGCGACTTCTTCAAGGGCATCGAGTAGAAAAGTTTCTTTTGCATTTTCTTCAGCTTTGATAATATATACTAAAGAATTATTGCCCCTTTCAGGATCATGAATGATTTCCCATGATCCTAAAACTCGGTTATTGTAGCTGTCACTCATTAGAGATTCTGATATTTCTTGAATTTTGTTTGAATTGACATCGAATATTTCTACAATTCCAAATATTTCTCTTGTTTTTGAATTTTGATATGAATTTAGTTTTGATCTGACTATTATTTCTATTTTTGTGTCATTGATGATTTTTGATACAATAAAATCATTTTCTTTGTCTATTCTGTATTCAATTTTGTTATTGTCAAGTATTTTTTTTATTTTTTTATCGTAGTTTACGTTTTTATCTTTGCAACTTATCAATGTTATGAGTATTAAAACGACAATAACTATGCTATATTTTAATTGATCGATGTTTAAAATACTTATTTTTAACATTTTAGTACTTATCATGTAGTTATTATAGTTTAATTATAAGGATTTTTGAAGTAAGTTTATGTATTTTAAGAGTAATGATTATTCTTATACAGTTATTCAGTCTAAAAATAATTATGTGCAAAGGTCAACTTTTGGAATCTCTTTTGTAATTTTAAATAGGGGTACAAAAATTTTTAGAGAAGATTTATTTGGCTCTCTCTCTAATTTTGATTTTATCAGAGAAATTATTTCTATTGAAAAGCAAAGTAATAGAAGTTCTCTTCAATTTATTTCAGAGAGTTATGATAAATTGAAGTTTATTTTACTTTCTGATGATTTGAATTCTGGCGAAAAGGTCAACTTAGCTATGAAAGAATCCATTTGTAGTTTTGTTTTTGTGTTGCAAAGTGATATGTATTTGTTAAATCCTTTTTGGATTCCTAATATATTTGATGAAATAGTTAAAAAGAATGTGCTTCTTGTTGGTGGAGAGTTTTTTGACAAAGAAGAGGAAGTTGTTCCATCAGTTTTTATTCCCACTATTGATGAACAGTGGAAATTGAAGGTAATTTTGATAAATTCTGAGAGGGATTATGAGAAAAGTTTAATTACTATGGATTATTGTGGTCTTTACTCTAAAGAGAGATTTGTTCAACTAGGGGGGTTTGATAGAAGAATTAAAAATGAATATTTTCAAAGACTGGATTTTGGACTTAGGGCTATTTATTTCGGGGAAAGTGTCCATATCTATAGGAAACTTCGCATACAATATACCGCTTTAAATGTTCCAGAAGATTTGACAAAAAATAGAAGTTTTTTGATCTTTTTGCTTAAAAATTATGTTCCTATTTTTGTTGGAAATGGAATAAAATTTTCGTTCTTTAGATTTTTGAAACTATGCTTAAGATATGGCATTAACCCTTTTAAATTTGGCAGAGAATTTAAAGAAATCAAACATGAAATTACTAAAAATAGTTTAAGGTTTAAAGGTGACTTAAAGAGTGCAATTGAACTTTGGGAAAATAATATTATTGATTAATTTAATCTCTGTTTATCTGTTTTTAGAGGCTCAGGAAGTTGATTACGTTAACATTCTGGATTCACTTGATAGTAAATTTTTTAAGTTTAACTTTAATATTGCAAATGATATTCTTACAATTGAACATGAGAAGGGACATCTTAAGCTTAAAGTAGGTTTTGAATATGGTCTCTCATCTGTTGGTTATTATCTTTATGTAGATCCTATCCTTTTAAAGAATGGAGAGATTTTGATAACCAAGAGGGCTTTGATGCAGATTGAAAATCATTTTAGAGCTTTGCAAAGTTATAGTAAACCACGAATAACGTCGATAGTAATTGATCCTGGTCATGGCGGACATGATAGAGGAGCTGTTGTAACTCATAAAATCAATGAACATGATATTACCCTTTTAGAAAAAGATTTTGCTTTAACTTATTCTATGCATGTATATAAAATCTTGAGTAATTATTTTTTAGACAGGAACATTTTATTAACACGTGTAGATGATGTTTTTGTGCCATTGCAAGATAGGTCTGAGCTTGCGAATGCAATTAAGCCAGATTTTCCACATAATGTTATATTTTTATCAATACATGTGAATAATGCGCCAAATCCTGAAGCTAGGGGAATTGAATTTTGGTATCTTCCCCAAGATTCTAAAAGAGAAGTTGTAAGAAATTTTAAAGGATATGATATTAGAGGTAATAGATACTTGAGGGAGCTTAATGATATACTAGATATTAAGTATAAGTATGAGTCAAAAAAATTAGCTGAGATTTTATATGAGACTTTTATTGATGTTTTATGTGAGACCAAAATTCGATCAATTAGAGAAGAGCAGTGGTTTGTGATTAAAAATAGTAGTATGCCTGCTGTGTTAATTGAAATTGGGTTTTTATCTAACATTGCTGATGCTATGTTAATTTTGGATTACAATTATATGAGTAAGATAAGTATATTAGTGCTTAAATCTTTAATTAGGTTTATTGAATTTTATGAAAAATAATTCTATTTATTATAGTTTTTTTAGTCGTAATGGGGCAAAATATTCATTTGAGATATTAATTGCACTTTTATTGTTAAGTTTTCTATTTTCTTTATGTATGATTTTTTTAAATTATGAGAATATCTTCTTTAGGAAAGTTTTCTATTTTTATTGTGAAAATGAATTGATTGCTGATTTAAGATATTTAAAGGAGAAGAAAACCCTTAAAGAGAATTTGGATTTTTTAGTTAAAGATTTTCTATTGGGTAATAGTAGGGGTTTTTCTTTGCAATTTGGCACAAGAAATGTAAAATTTTTGTATTCTTTTATAAGTAATGATGTTTATTTTATAAATCTTTCAAAAGAGTTTTATAATTCTTTTGAAAATGGTGGTTATAATGACTCTGGTAAACTGAAAGTAAATTTGTTTGTTAAATCTTTAAAAGAAACGATTGATTTTAATTATCCTGGAAATGTTAGAAAAGTTGTTATTTTTATTGAGGGTTATGTTTTAAATGTTTAAGGCATTTTTAGGCAATCTCGGGTATACTGTAAGTAAAAATTAAAAATAAAAAGCTATAAATTATTTTATAGAAGGAGTTGATTTTATGTCTAAAGTAAAAAATATTGTTTTTGTTTTATTTTTTCTTCTTTTCTTAACTTCTCTTTTTGGACAAGAAGTACCTGGAGCATTATCAGGTGATAATGCTGTTAAAAATGAGCCTGGTGAGTTGGTTCTTGATTTTGCGGAACTTGCAAGAGATCCAAGCCCAACTAAACTTGATCTTACAGATTATGTTGAACTTGTGTATTCTGGGGCTTCAAATATTGTGAAGGCAGAAGATATGGTCTTAGATCTTGGAATAAGTAATTGGAATGTTCTTTTAACCCCTTCATCTAGAATGCAGGCTTATGTAAAAAATTCTGTTGTTGCTCCAGCTGTTGTTAAGGGTGAATCTAAAAGATATGCAGGAGATACAATCTTAGGTGTGAGAGTATTATTTCCAAGTCATTCTCAATCTTCTGCAATGATTTTACCTCCATTTAAGATTCCTTTTTATTCTGGAGAAGACGGCAATCAATTTTTAGGTAAAGGTTTAATTGACAATGTTAAGACTATGAGAGAAGTTAAGGTTACTGTTTACAGTTTGGGTCATGAAGTTGATCTTGAAGTTTTGTTTGAAGATATGAGTGGGATGGAATATGTTTATCCTTTGGGTACCTTAAGATTTAAAGGTTGGGCAGATTTGGTGTGGTCAAATCCTAATTATCTTCCAGGTATAAGTGCTATAACAGGTAAAGATAATATTCCTAACTATCCTCTTCCTTCAAGTAAGATGAGATTTAAGGCGTTTAGAGTTTCAAAGTCTCATAGCTCAAAAGATCAGAATTTGATTTTTTATGTTAAAGATGTAAGAGTTATTTATGATAAGTTAAGTGTTTCTTTGGATTCTGATATTGATAATGAATCTGTATTTAAGATTTATGAAACACGTGGTGCAGAATCACTTCGAAAATTAAAAGCACAGGAAGCTCTTAAGAAAGTTTTAAAGATTAAAGAAAATGTGTCAATGCCAGATGAGTCTTTTCAAGATTTCTTAGAAAAGGGTAGTAATGATGAATCTGGAGCACCACGTACTAAAGAACAATAAATTTAATTCGTTAATAGGGCTGAATCTTTAAGATTTAGCCTCTATTAAGATAAAGTAGGAAAAATAAGCTAATGCTAGATTCAGAAAACAAAGAGCTTTTAGAGATTTTTTTTGAGGAAGCTCAGAATCTTGTAGATACTCTTGAAGAGAATATTCTGTCATTAGAGGATGACCCTAATAATTCAGAAACTATTGATGAGATATTTAGGGCTGC
It contains:
- the gpmA gene encoding 2,3-diphosphoglycerate-dependent phosphoglycerate mutase, with translation MYKLVLVRHGESEWNKENLFTGWTDVKLSEKGISEALEGGRVLKQENYSFDIAFSSVLVRANDTLNIILRELGQSYIDVEKSWRLNERHYGALQGLNKAETAEKYGEDKVLMWRRSYDIPPMPLEESDKRHPIHDLRYRGIPKSELPSTECLKDTVARVIPYWTDRIARAIIEGKKVIIAAHGNSLRALIKYLDNMSDDDILKLNIPTGIPLVYELDIDLKPIKHYYLGDEDKIKAAMESVANQGKKK
- the era gene encoding GTPase Era, with the protein product MKSGFVSIIGRPSTGKSTLLNSICEHQISIISSIPQTTRNKIKGIFTDKRGQIIFIDTPGFHLSKKQFNIALMHNVHSAIKETELILYVIDIQDEPGIEENEILTIISKSKINFLVVINKIDIQKTKEREIMIFLEKKGIKKDNIIKISAEQKINIEEIKDKIYENLQEGPLYYPEEYYTDQEMNLRISEIIRGMTIKKLKEELPYSLYIEIEILEDRKNKLFIKANIIVAVESQKGIIVGKGGKGIKTIGEEARKIISEIFEKKCDLFLQVKLRKNWNKNPKLIKNLIN
- a CDS encoding N-acetylmuramoyl-L-alanine amidase family protein, encoding MINLISVYLFLEAQEVDYVNILDSLDSKFFKFNFNIANDILTIEHEKGHLKLKVGFEYGLSSVGYYLYVDPILLKNGEILITKRALMQIENHFRALQSYSKPRITSIVIDPGHGGHDRGAVVTHKINEHDITLLEKDFALTYSMHVYKILSNYFLDRNILLTRVDDVFVPLQDRSELANAIKPDFPHNVIFLSIHVNNAPNPEARGIEFWYLPQDSKREVVRNFKGYDIRGNRYLRELNDILDIKYKYESKKLAEILYETFIDVLCETKIRSIREEQWFVIKNSSMPAVLIEIGFLSNIADAMLILDYNYMSKISILVLKSLIRFIEFYEK
- a CDS encoding flagellar filament outer layer protein FlaA, encoding MSKVKNIVFVLFFLLFLTSLFGQEVPGALSGDNAVKNEPGELVLDFAELARDPSPTKLDLTDYVELVYSGASNIVKAEDMVLDLGISNWNVLLTPSSRMQAYVKNSVVAPAVVKGESKRYAGDTILGVRVLFPSHSQSSAMILPPFKIPFYSGEDGNQFLGKGLIDNVKTMREVKVTVYSLGHEVDLEVLFEDMSGMEYVYPLGTLRFKGWADLVWSNPNYLPGISAITGKDNIPNYPLPSSKMRFKAFRVSKSHSSKDQNLIFYVKDVRVIYDKLSVSLDSDIDNESVFKIYETRGAESLRKLKAQEALKKVLKIKENVSMPDESFQDFLEKGSNDESGAPRTKEQ
- the lysS gene encoding lysine--tRNA ligase yields the protein MKTAHWADFYAKKIIEEKGEKEKYTVASGITPSGTVHIGNFREVISVDLVARALKDANKNVRFIYSWDNYDVFRKVPKNMPDQELLTTHLRQAITRVPDTKTNQSSYARANEVEFEKYLPIVGIKPEFINQSLKYMSSDYSKQIKFALDHKDEIAKVLNQHRTTKLADNWYPISIFCTKCNKDTTTVKNYNHCYSIEYHCECGNKESLDLRKTWAAKLPWRIDWPMRWKYENVDFEPAGKDHHSSGGSFDTSIEIVKIFGGTPPITFQYDFISIKGRGGKISSSSGDVVSLKDVLEIYTPEVTRFLFASTKPNTEFSISFDLDVIKIYEDYDKFERVYYGIDDIKENKKEAFKRIYELSQPKAPDKEIPYQIGFRHLSVICQIFEGDKDKIFKLLNDVKENQKEKLINKIECCINWIKKFAPEEFKFSLRTTFDNTESLKDSNKQGVTQLLNFLKKDFNNITEKEIQDEIYNIARSNNIEPPLFFKQIYNILINKDKGPKLAGFIKAIGIQKFEEIAKHYI
- a CDS encoding flagellar filament outsheath protein; the protein is MKNNSIYYSFFSRNGAKYSFEILIALLLLSFLFSLCMIFLNYENIFFRKVFYFYCENELIADLRYLKEKKTLKENLDFLVKDFLLGNSRGFSLQFGTRNVKFLYSFISNDVYFINLSKEFYNSFENGGYNDSGKLKVNLFVKSLKETIDFNYPGNVRKVVIFIEGYVLNV
- a CDS encoding DUF192 domain-containing protein yields the protein MILRALFALIFYISCANHVYDKEIIINDTKFFVKLALDEVTRSKGYMGTESINESNGMLFVFKEEKNLSFWMKDTSVSLEIAYINSVGVIKEIYSLVPFSQRVINSRYKVKYALEVPEGSFSKFKIKVGDRVKFNFDVNSLNVE